The window ctcagacagttgctaggaaatgattacCAGAGTTGTtttctatttcctaggtccatgagtctttttatagcccatgaaaaattttatccgtgtcttgaaggctccttccataggactagaaggcacctccagcgaggCGCCAAAAGATAAAGTTTTAACCTTTGGCAACGGCTAGAATCAGACTGGTCGGAGGCGCCTCCATAGGACTAGAAGacaccttcgtactgttcatcaaaggcgccttccatggctggaaggcgccttccacagtgagGCGCGAAAGCCCCTTCAATTctcattgaaggcgtcttcagcAACATCTTCAGCCTTTTTTTGCTCTCCTACTACTCTGATGTCGACtaaccgaaataggactcacccgtaccaatttccggccttctcctcgagcaggcttccgcttcggcttcttcttcttcggaatgTTGCGCAAGTCCTTCTCGTCCACGAGTGTACTTTtctgcagcaccttgtcccttggatgcatcgagCCTGTCAGTTCTTTTTCtgtgccatcattctcgctagttgtatcttctgctcgacttcttgtgtttctaaatacttgcacacttagacacaagaatcaaatatAACAAGACCTAACGTACCATAACCTGATTAATCACATTAAAATTATCACGAAgtcgaataaaaaaaattataactcttatcataattaatatataatttctttcaaATAATCTTGAAATGTATTTATTTCCTTATGCTTATAATTATTTTCCGCTCGAGATCCTTACCAATATAATCACACGATGCTACGATGCGCATCCTTGTTCAACCAATTTCTACGATCAAGCATCCCAACCTTGCCGGTGAACGCAGCACATGGCACCCAGGACCACGCCACTTGTCTGTCGTCTCAAATTCCTCCGTAACTATAAGGGCCCCACCTACTTCCACCGACCAGCTATTCAGCGCCCCGCTACGGGACCCGCTTCTGTGTCGTCACGTGCAACGCGCTAAACTTGCTCAGTACTTTTCACGAACCACGCTATATTTTAAGTTTCAACCAAAAGCAAGAATCATTTGGTAATCAAATTAGTTCTGGAATCCACCCTGAAGGAGCGATCATGGCTCGCACATTGAAAGTTAACCACGTTGCCATACCAACCCTGTTTTCGTAGCAGCACCCGATCCCACGTTGCCATTTCagcttttgtgttttttttttggggTAAAACCTCATACAAGCCGATGTACGCGTGACGGCGTGAAGCGCTCTCGCCTGCCGGCGTTTCTCATCTCCTGGCTATTTATGATTCATCGTGCCGACCCAGCTTTCATCAATTGGATAAACATAGCGAATCATCTCTGACATTTGGCATCTCAATCAATTTacagagattgaagagagagggGGAAAAAAAACCCTGTACCGAGGCCGGGAAGATGATGGTTAGGATGCTTGAGGACGATCTGTTCCCGTCGACGCCGGGGAAGGTGAAGATAGAACGGACGCACGGGGCGAGCCGCAAACTTCAACGCTGTTTTGCTTCGGCGAACACTCTTTTCCTGTGGGCTCTTTTCGTCATCGCCCTCTTCGCTTCATATCTCAGCTTCCACAGCTTCGTCGACACCTCGTCCCGATACTTATCCGCCTCGTGGGGTGGCCTCCACTGGGAACGCCAGATCCGTGCTTCCGCCGCCGTGCGCCGTCCCGAAGGGATCACTGTCCTGGTCACCGGCGCGGCGGGGTTCGTCGGATCCCACGTATCGCTAGCCCTTCGCCGCCGCGGCGACGGCGTGGTCGGGCTTGATAATTTTAATGCCTATTACGATCCCTCCCTGAAGAAGGCCCGCAAGGCGCTGCTGGCGTCCCACGGGGTGTTCGTGGTCGAGGGCGACGTCAACGATGCGCACCTCCTCGCTAAGCTGTTCGACACCGTGCCCTTCACCCATGTGATGCATCTCGCCGCTCAGGCCGGCGTCCGCTACGCCATCCAGAATCCAGCGTCGTACGTTCACAGCAACGTCGCCGGTCTCGTCGCCCTCCTGGAAGCCAGCAAGTCCGCCGATCCGCAGCCCGCAATCGTTTGGGCTTCTTCCTCTTCCGTATACGGACTCAACGACAAGGTCCCCTTCTCCGAGTCGCACCGCACCGATAGACCGGCCTCCCTTTACGCCGCCACCAAGAAGGCTGGCGAGGAGATCACCCATGTATACAACCACATCTACGGATTATCCGTCACCGGTCTCCGATTCTTCACCGTTTACGGACCATGGGGCCGACCGGACATGGCCTACTTCTCCTTCACCCGAAACATCCTTCAGGGAAAGCCCATCACCGTCTACCGAGGCCGCGACGGCGCCGACCTTGCACGCGACTTCACCTACATAGACGACGTCGTCAAGGGTTGTGTGGCGGCGCTGGACACAGCAGAGGCGAGCACTGGGAGCGGTGGGCGGAAGCGTCGGCAGGCGCAATACAGGATCTACAACCTTGGAAACACGTCTCCCGTGACGGTGCCGGCGCTTGTGAGCATCCTGGAGAGGCACCTGAAGGTGGATGCGAAAAAGAACATTGTGGAAATGCCGGGCAACGGCGATGTGCCGTTCACTCACGCCAACATCACAGCCGCTCGAGCCGAGCTCGGGTACAAGCCAACAACCAATCTGGAGACGGGGCTTAAAAAATTCGTCAAGTGGTACCTTTCTTACTACGGTTACTCCCGTAGATTAGGGGGCAAGAGCCAAGAGCTCGTAGCATAGAGCTCATAATTCTTGTATTCTTCTGCTAATTTTGTACGTAAATTCGTGTCGCTGTAACATAAGCTAAACTCGATGCATGTGGTTTGCCTTTCTTCGTTCTTCTTAATTGCTTAAATTACTCATTTAACTCGGGAAAGATTCCCCCGGTTTCGAAAGGTGCGGAACATTGACACGGTCTGGTTTCCTCGAGACCAGATCATCGAGTCGCGTTTGTTACCCTGCCTGTGACAAGCTGTCGTTACTCCAATTTCCAAAACCACAaatataatttcaatttctttgGTAAATTTGCTGGCAGAGGAGAACGGGTGGTTTAGCGGTGGGCCGTCTACTTCGTTTCTTTTACAACTGTTTTTTTTCAAGTCCCTAGGACGGTTGGCTAGCATGAGGTTGTCAATTTGATCTGGTATTTAAATTTGGATATTGTTAAATGATCAGAATATGACCAACTAGAATATATACATGCATGTATATACATAGATATTTTAGTAATTTTATATGGCCacattaattatatatatgtcTGCATTTTAATTGGGAGATAGAGATTTCTAGCTGACCAGATTCTGGCCAGCAAAATTTACTCTTTGAATTTTAACATATCTGAGATAAATGTCTAGACAAACACAGTTAgcttttatcattttttataaatttgttataatttatttattaaaaaaataattttaccattattattttatttttatacttttaaaacacttcatatatatatatatatatatatttgttatacTACGGACTCTATCCTGCGGATTGTTACGGACCAACTGCCAcatcatattattttatttttttaatacaatattttctcttaattttttttcttcttctcgctTCTCGCTGTAACGAAACGCTCACCGCGCCTCGTCGCCGCGATCGTCGGTCGGACTCCAGACAGTCGGACGCTCGCGACTGGACGCTGCCGAATGGAAGCGATCGTGCCGATTGGACGCTGCCGACTGGACGAGATCGCAGCCGGATTCCGGCGCGATCGTGGCCGGAATCTGGCGCGATCTCGTTCGAAATCCGGCCGCGATCGTGCCAGATTCTGGACGCCATCGCGACCGGAATCCGGCGGGATCGCAGCCGGATTCCGGACGCGATCGCGACTGGACGTGATCGCGCCGGAATCCGGCGGCGATCTTGCCGGAATCTGGCACGATCACATCCAGTCGCGAGCGTCCAGTACGTCGCGATAGCGGCTGGATTCCGGACGTTATCCCCGACGAGTTCACCTTCTGGTCTATAGTATGGGTGGGTccaggcggccggaggccgccggcGGTGGGTAGATGGCCGGTGGCAGGGCGTGTGGCGGGCGCGCGAGGAGGCGCGGTGAGCACAGTGAGCAGCGAGAACGTTTCGGCGAGAAcgaagagaaaaaagaaaaagaaaaagttgcatttaaaaaattaaaaagaaaatgacATGGCAAGTCCGTAACAATCCATAGGAAATAGTCCGTAGCATAAcaatcctctctctctctctctctctctctctctatatatatatactcctAGACGACTCTCACAATTATAGGTGTCTTATTCAATTTTGAGAATCAAGGCATTTGGGATGTATCTGTATGTCTGGAGTTGTAAAGGTCATCTAAGAGTGTACATCGAACAGATGTACAAGCTAACATTTTATTATATATAGAGATGACATTTGATACTCTTTCTGAATACTCGTTCCTGTGCACACCACAAAGAGAGCAAAGAGAAACGTTAGAGCAAGAACCAGGGAGGGGGTCCCTGTCGCAGgtactctgacgctcaagtcagtacagtAGTTGTGTGAAAAGTGGAGAAAAAGATGAACAGTAGACAAGTGTATATTTTTCCGCGTGTGAGGGTGTACCTAGCCAATGAAGATGACTCCTTTTATATTGACCCTCAGAACCCCCGTAATTATAAGGTGTCAGCGAATGTCTGGTGTCAGAATAGATCGAATAATGAAATATGTATGGTCACTCTTCGAGGAAGGTTCCGTTTGATGCACTTGAGCTGTCTTTTGTAGCTTCCGTATTAATGAGGCGGTTAAGAATAGTAATGCCAAGCAACAAAAGTTGTATGACCATTCTGGGAGAAAGGTTGCATTTTCTGTATATGCTTTGGTGACCGAATATTCCATGTCGAGTAGCTGTTATTCTTTGACAAATTATTGTAATTCCCTGATAATATTGTCTCTTGAAGACAGCCCGGCTGACTTCATAGTCGACCGACTATATGCTAAGAGGTTTGTATATAAGAAGTGGAGAATTTAGATCTGAAGGCTTGATCGCCCGTATGCAGAGTATCTTGGTGCTGAGAAATGGGGAATCCTGTCCCAGAAGTCTGACCGACTCTTGGGTCGATCGATTATATATTGAGAGTTGTATCATAAGAGTGGGggctaagtcccttaagtctgacGGACTTTGGTGTCGACTGGCTATATTCTGTGTATCTTGGCAGTAAGGAGTGGAgagctaagtcccttaagtcaGGTTGGATATGAGACTGACCGACCATATGTTGAGAGACTTGTGCTTGAAGAATGAGAGACTAAACCCCGTAAATCCTGCCGTCTCTTAGTCCGCCTGGGCATATACTGAGAGTTGTATTGTAAGAATGAGGAGCTAAGTCCCTTAAATTCGATCGACTATAAGGTTGACCGACTGTATGCTAAAGGACTTGCCTATAAGATATACAGAGTTGCGCCTCGTGGTCTTAGTCCGATCAAAGTTCTCTCGAGTTAGTACTAGGGGTCGTGCTTCTAAGAGGTAGTTCATCTTATACGTGCACCCTTACTTTGACCGCTAtcttaccttgactttgactgtcacatCAACTTGACCATTGATTTCACATTACCTCTAGATCCACTCACAACATACTGTGTGTGTACATATATATACTAGGTAGATGACTTTGTCTTTAACTGGGAGGAGCCTCTGAGATGGAGAAAAGATGATAACTGACATTTCTTCCTGCACACATCTCAAAGAGAGCAGAGGAAATGTTAGAGCAAAACTA is drawn from Zingiber officinale cultivar Zhangliang chromosome 1B, Zo_v1.1, whole genome shotgun sequence and contains these coding sequences:
- the LOC122051314 gene encoding UDP-glucuronate 4-epimerase 1-like, yielding MMVRMLEDDLFPSTPGKVKIERTHGASRKLQRCFASANTLFLWALFVIALFASYLSFHSFVDTSSRYLSASWGGLHWERQIRASAAVRRPEGITVLVTGAAGFVGSHVSLALRRRGDGVVGLDNFNAYYDPSLKKARKALLASHGVFVVEGDVNDAHLLAKLFDTVPFTHVMHLAAQAGVRYAIQNPASYVHSNVAGLVALLEASKSADPQPAIVWASSSSVYGLNDKVPFSESHRTDRPASLYAATKKAGEEITHVYNHIYGLSVTGLRFFTVYGPWGRPDMAYFSFTRNILQGKPITVYRGRDGADLARDFTYIDDVVKGCVAALDTAEASTGSGGRKRRQAQYRIYNLGNTSPVTVPALVSILERHLKVDAKKNIVEMPGNGDVPFTHANITAARAELGYKPTTNLETGLKKFVKWYLSYYGYSRRLGGKSQELVA